The region GTTGTCGGCCTTGGTGGCCCACTTGCCGACGGGATCGTGCGGTAGGTGGCAGTCGTTGCACGCGGCGACGTGCGCGTGGCCCGACTTGATCCACGAGTCGTACTGCTCCTGCATGACGTGGCAGTTGGTGCAGGCCTGCGGGTCGTTGCTCAGGTAGGCCGCACCGTTGCCGTAGCCGAAGGTGAAGGTGCCGAGCCCGCCCAGCACCCCGGCGGCCACGGTCACGGCGACGGCGAGAGCGGTGATCCCGCGCCGTCGACCGGCAGTTCCGTCGTTGGGTTCGTCGTGTCGAATGGCGGGCCTCGCGCGCTCGGCAGGGGGTCACGGGGGATTGGAAGTTAGCGCGCGATGGTCGGTCGTAGCCGTAGCGATTCCGTGATGGGATCCGTGCGCATTGAGCATAAGATGTTGCACAGTCACAAGATATATTCATATAATGTTATCCGAATAAAGTTGCTGCAGGAGGTCGGATGCTCACCGATTCGGCGGTCCATGCTGTCCGGGCGATGATCGCGCTGGGATCCCTGCCGGCGTCGGGATTCCGC is a window of Candidatus Krumholzibacteriia bacterium DNA encoding:
- the nrfH gene encoding cytochrome c nitrite reductase small subunit — encoded protein: MTVAAGVLGGLGTFTFGYGNGAAYLSNDPQACTNCHVMQEQYDSWIKSGHAHVAACNDCHLPHDPVGKWATKADNGFFHSLAFTTNDFHEPIRIKDRNRRVTEQACLHCHSDLANALLPTEHGGDIVSCMHCHQDVGHR